The DNA region GTGGTAAGAAGGGAcgcatcctcgtcctccttggGCTGTCGCTGGGAGACTGTTCGTTGTCGTGGTTTGGTCATTGTTATTGGGCTGTAAGATGGTATTTGCCAAAGTAGATTTGTTAAAAGTCTACGTACTATTGCaagaggcaagaagatAACGAGCATTGGACCATGTGCTCGAATGTGGAGGCAAAGGGGAATGGGTGACATCATCACTTTTGATTGTGGAAATTGGGAATTGCTGAGAATTATTCTCGTCAGGGCGGGTGCAAGTTGAATTTAATACCCATATTATATGCTATAATTAGGGCTGAAATATGCAATGGgaaataaataaatgaggatgattggGACGCGACTTTTGTTGTGGAAtgggcgatgatgaagggTACAAACCCTTCTTGCATCTTGGATTTCCATCTTTACTTTCATTTTCCATCTCTACAAACTACCATACTCCTCATCTCCGCCTGGATGGGTGATCAGCTTAATCTTGCTAGAGAGAACTCGACTTGATATACTCCACATCTCCTCACGCTGCGCTGCGGGCGCACGGACAATCGAAAGTAGCAAGAAACAACCTTGGCGACGAATGAGGTAACGGCACACGGAAACCATGCACCATGGCAGCGTCAACCCTTTCCAACTACCAGCTAGGGGACCTCCTGGGCAGGGGTGCCTCTGGAAACGTCTACCGCGCACTCAACTTTCTCACTGGCGAAACGGTCGCTATCAAgtccatctccctcctctcccttcctccgtCCTCCCTCCCCGATATCATGTCCGAGATCGACTTGCTTAAAAATCTCAACCATGCGAATATTGTCAAATACAAGGGATTTGCTAGGGATAAGGAGAATCTATGGATCATCTTGGAGTATTGCGAGAATGGGTCGTTACAGACCATCTTGAAAAAGTTTGGCAAGTTCCCGGAAAGCTTGGTCGCTGTGTACATCAGTCAAGTGCTGGAGGGCCTGATCTACCTGCACGAGCAGGGCGTGATCCACCGTGACATCAAGGGCGCAAACATTCTCACCAACAAGGACGGGTCCGTCAAACTTGCCGATTTCGGAGTCTCCTCTCGTGCCCCTACCGCCGTTCTCGACCAATCTGGTAAATCCAACGATGGCGAAGCCGAAGTAGTTGGGTCTCCTTACTGGATGGCACCGGAAGTGATTGAACAAAGCGGTGCGAGCACAGCGAGCGACATATGGAGTGTAGGCTGTGTGGTGGTCGAGCTGCTGGAGGGGAAACCACCTTACGGTGATTTGGCGCCGATGCAGGCTTTATGGAGGATTGTGCAAGATGAGAGTATGCGCATTCCGGAAGGTGCCAGTCCTGTAAGTAACATGACATGCCTCTAATAATTCAAGTGCTGATAAAGCAACAGATTGTCAAAGATTTCTTATACCATTGCTTTCAAAAAGATCCCAACCTTCGAATTTCTGCCAAGAAACTACTCCGCCATCCATGGATGTTATCCGTCAAAAAATCCGCGTCAAACCGCCCCCCAATCACGCCGTCTTTAGTCGATACCACCTTTGACCATAGTATTGATCCAAAAGCTAACTCCGACGGCATAACTCCTCAAGCCCAACGAGATGGAAACAAGTCCAGACCTGAAAGAGAGGGTGAAAACGAAAAGCAATCACGACAAGGGACAGTAAAACCGCGCAAGAAGATAATGACAGTGTATGATGAAGCTGTACAGAGGGTACAGGAATGGAACGAAGCTCTCAAAGGTAGTTACTGTTCCCCTCCCCTCTACTAGGTCTTTACTCCACTAACCACCTGAAAAATGACCCAGCGTCACCTAAAAACCTCTCCAAgccatcaccatctccttccccatccactTCGTCTGCCTCTGCCTCAACCTCTGCATCAAAagccctccttcttcctgtccCATCTACAAATCCACTCATATCAAAGGCCCGCCAACGAGGCGAGTCCAACCCTCcgctctccctcttctcccttcttcccacctcCAACTCCAAACCTCTatcctcatccttatcCCAAGAACAGCCTCTGTCGCTACCGCTCCAACTGCGAAATCAGGTAGGGCAGGGGGGAGGACTGTTGAGTAAAAACTATATGGTGAGTGACGTACTTGAACGagcgaaggaggaaggagaggagagatgggatgatgatttTGCGGAAGGGATTTCGTTCTCAAAATTAGGTACGtctccgtcttcatctgccttttttccccttaatctttttttcttgtGGTCATTTTCTTTGTTCTTTCGTCTCCTTGTTGTAATGAGGATAGGATATAAAGAGCTGACGATGAAATTATTATTCGTGTTGTAGGACGGACAGAGATATACAAGCACCCCCAAGCGCATCATCACACCCACTTAACATCATCTGCTTCAAGCGCGTCAACTGCgagggaagaggcagaggaggcGAATCAAAAGACTCTCCGACAAAATCGTGCTTTGGCTCTACCCACCCCCTCTTCAAAGCCGGGACGAAAATCAAACTTGTCGCGCCCTGTGGGCGAAGTAGAGGATTACTCGGATATGGAACAAGCTTTCGGAGAGAATGAAGGGTCGttggagaaaaaaatgaggATTCTCAAAGTCAGTCCTTTTCATCTAGTGCTCATCATGTTCTTAACCTGGCCCCAAAATGTGGGAAAAGCTGACGAAGGAGGATGTAGTTGAAGGCCATAGGACGAAAAGGTCTTATGCACCCTGACGATATCCATAAATACCCACTTTCGCCTGTCAAACGTAAACCCTCTTCTCGAGTTGATGTCCGAGGAAATTCAAGTACGTCCACAACTGCGACCACATGCGCATCCGCATCCGCGTCCAACCCCGGTGCCCCTCCGATCACTGTCCCTCTATCATCATCTATCCCCATCCCAAATTCCTCCTTTCCTAGGCGGCGTGCACCTTCGAATCctattccttcctctttttctaCACTCACCATCCCCTCATTGTCTGAAACGGGCACAGGAATGAGCACAGAAACGAAAAATAGGAATAGGGACAACAGCTTTCTGTCTCAAGATGCACCAACTCgatcctctccatcctcccgCTCGAGCTCGTTGAGAAATAAAGCCAAAGTAGGcgaagaggtggaagaacaGATCAAGAAATATAcagagaatgaagaagagaattATGAGGATATTTTCGGTGGTGCGAATAAGACTTTTTCGTCGTCGCAGGAAGTGCCTTTGAAGctcgttcttcttccttctcatccactctcatcatcttctgccTTGCGtaatggtggtggtggagggcgagggTCAAGTGAAGGAGGTATATCATTCACCGACCCCCACTCCCACATCAATTTTGACTACCCAGAATcggacgaagaagacatgCTCGACCCTTTCGCCGAGATTGAAGACGAGTTTGACACAGCCGAAgatttggagaagaaattgATGAGGGATAAAAAAGTGATGATGCAGGGAAAAGTGAGCAAATTGGTGGATGAGTTGATGATTGGCGGAGtggggggaggagggttAAGAGGCGTTTGTGATGATTTGGTGAGTCTAGCCTTTTAGGGGTATCCTATGGGCTTGGGCAAGCGAGGGGATCGATTTGTTTGAGGAAAGCTGATGATAGATCCAGTTTGGGATTCTGGAGAATAGCTCGCCTGAAATGGGATTGGAAGCTCATTTTGTTGCTCAACATGGTCTTATCGCGtacgtttttttttttcgtccCCGTTTATCCTTTCATCACCCAGGGTTCTTTCTTTGCTCGTGCTGACTGTAAAgagttttttttctttgttcCGGTCCAAAGTGTGCTGGAAGTGCTCGAATCGCGATTGAGTAGGGATGTAGTCGTAAGGCTACTGAAACTTGTTAATCTGGTGAGCCTTGGTCTGGATTTTGACGGTAATGAAGCAGGGATGAAGGAACGTAATGCCATAAGCTAACCCCTTAATCTCTGCATAATCAGATTGTGACTAGCAATGTTGAACTGCTCGAGTCATTTTGTCTCATTGGCGGTATCCCCGTCATCATCGTAGGTCCTGGTTCCCCCAATCACTTTGCAACAAAAGCTGTAATAACCATGCTGACTGAGGGTGATTGTAGCCATACACGTCAAAGAAACATTCTTTAGAAACGCGGTTGGAAGCATCGAGATTTATCCGTCAGCTAACAAGGTCAGCATTAACTTTACAAATGTTCATCTCGTACGTTTATTTTCTCTGGTTACATCGCTCATGGCAATCCTGATGTCCAAGCGTAACACTAACtgtttttattttttggTTACATTAGGTGCCGTGGGCTCCGAATCCTTGTGGAACTGCTTGATGAAGACTACGCCCTTAACAAAACACTCATTCTATCCTCTCTTGAGGGTATTAATTCTGTCTTCGAATTACAGAGCCCCACACCAAGGAACGATTTCGTGAGAATGTTTGTCAGAGAGGGGGTGATTGATCCGCTCTCTACTGCGTTGCTGGCTATTTTGAAAGATAAATACGAGGATAGAAGTGCGAATGACGACGGAAATGGTAACGGCaatggagagatggaggatggcCAAGGACAGGAACGGGGGCAATTCATGATGGAGCAGGCCAGTAGATCGGTTGGGGTATTACTGTTCTTCTGTCAAGTGGCGCAGGCAGATGCAAGAGTGAGAGAGGCGTTCGCCACGAGAACTATCATGATTCGTACGTTGCCCATCCTACTTTCTCCCAAATCTTGCACGTAACTAATCAAGGATTCACATTTTTTTCACCCAAAATCTCGAATGCGACTCCGTTGCCCAAACTCTACAATCCCCCCCACCCCCCCACGCACAATGTAGGTTTACTGAAAGCGTGCGATCTCTTGCCCCGAAAGTTACTCGTTACGGCGATCAAAGCTATTAAACACCTCTCCACATCCCCACAACTGATTGAAGTCCTCCAGAATTCCAATGCAATGGAGATACTTGTGGATCTTTTGGGGAAGAACATCAAGGGAAGTCACAGTAATGTACGTCCAATTTCCAAATATTAATTGCTCCAATTGTGGGCATCTTCTTATCCTGACCTAACTTGCGTAATTGACTTACCCATTTTACAGGAAATTTGCTCACACATCTTCCAAACTATCTACTCTATGACACGTCTCTCCAAATCccgacaagaagaagctgcatCTAGCGGTATCATTCCCCTTCTCAAGCGGGTGATTCAAAATAAATCTCCTTTGAAGCAATTTGCCTTGCCGATTTTATGCGATATGGCCAATGCGGGCAAGGGGAGTAGGAGGTTGTTATGGCACTATGATGGACTGGGTCGTGAGTTTACCCGATCTTACTCGTTGATTTACTT from Cryptococcus neoformans var. neoformans B-3501A chromosome 4, whole genome shotgun sequence includes:
- a CDS encoding hypothetical protein (HMMPfam hit to Pkinase, Protein kinase domain, score: 300.9, E(): 1.9e-87), which translates into the protein MAASTLSNYQLGDLLGRGASGNVYRALNFLTGETVAIKSISLLSLPPSSLPDIMSEIDLLKNLNHANIVKYKGFARDKENLWIILEYCENGSLQTILKKFGKFPESLVAVYISQVLEGLIYLHEQGVIHRDIKGANILTNKDGSVKLADFGVSSRAPTAVLDQSGKSNDGEAEVVGSPYWMAPEVIEQSGASTASDIWSVGCVVVELLEGKPPYGDLAPMQALWRIVQDESMRIPEGASPIVKDFLYHCFQKDPNLRISAKKLLRHPWMLSVKKSASNRPPITPSLVDTTFDHSIDPKANSDGITPQAQRDGNKSRPEREGENEKQSRQGTVKPRKKIMTVYDEAVQRVQEWNEALKASPKNLSKPSPSPSPSTSSASASTSASKALLLPVPSTNPLISKARQRGESNPPLSLFSLLPTSNSKPLSSSLSQEQPLSLPLQLRNQVGQGGGLLSKNYMVSDVLERAKEEGEERWDDDFAEGISFSKLGRTEIYKHPQAHHHTHLTSSASSASTAREEAEEANQKTLRQNRALALPTPSSKPGRKSNLSRPVGEVEDYSDMEQAFGENEGSLEKKMRILKLKAIGRKGLMHPDDIHKYPLSPVKRKPSSRVDVRGNSSTSTTATTCASASASNPGAPPITVPLSSSIPIPNSSFPRRRAPSNPIPSSFSTLTIPSLSETGTGMSTETKNRNRDNSFLSQDAPTRSSPSSRSSSLRNKAKVGEEVEEQIKKYTENEEENYEDIFGGANKTFSSSQEVPLKLVLLPSHPLSSSSALRNGGGGGRGSSEGGISFTDPHSHINFDYPESDEEDMLDPFAEIEDEFDTAEDLEKKLMRDKKVMMQGKVSKLVDELMIGGVGGGGLRGVCDDLFGILENSSPEMGLEAHFVAQHGLIAVLEVLESRLSRDVVVRLLKLVNLIVTSNVELLESFCLIGGIPVIIPYTSKKHSLETRLEASRFIRQLTRSALTLQMFISCRGLRILVELLDEDYALNKTLILSSLEGINSVFELQSPTPRNDFVRMFVREGVIDPLSTALLAILKDKYEDRSANDDGNGNGNGEMEDGQGQERGQFMMEQASRSVGVLLFFCQVAQADARVREAFATRTIMIRLLKACDLLPRKLLVTAIKAIKHLSTSPQLIEVLQNSNAMEILVDLLGKNIKGSHSNEICSHIFQTIYSMTRLSKSRQEEAASSGIIPLLKRVIQNKSPLKQFALPILCDMANAGKGSRRLLWHYDGLGLYLDLLEDPYWRVSALDAILAWMQDETARVEDVLLEKSASDSLVRCFVQASGVSFEGILDPLFKVLRLSTSLTSSLSHPPFFSRLSESLERSSKAVIKLNLLRLTKVVCECHPDKATLVERFGLAQIVERLSKQDGAVLVRELAKEILPGLLFGGDAPDPAASFRYTSSGTVGEERGGRTMKSQGRMEGRRSSQLRRTLSENVATDLLHPAPPVAPFPSTVSRCKYTKERG